The following are encoded together in the Hemicordylus capensis ecotype Gifberg chromosome 4, rHemCap1.1.pri, whole genome shotgun sequence genome:
- the ALDH5A1 gene encoding succinate-semialdehyde dehydrogenase, mitochondrial isoform X2 codes for MATRLAARSYRAPLAGPCCCAPRSVLLSSPQAGAPLVAGSCLAARLQSSAPGPAAFLPASLVRAGGFIGGRWVQAAATFPVRDPASGAELSQVADCGVAEAQAAVRAACEAGVTWSEVSAKERSALLRKWYNLMIENKDDLAKIITAENGKPLKEAQGEILYSASFLEWFAEEARRIYGDIIPSSAKGRRLLVLKQPVGVASIITPWNFPSAMITRKVGAALAAGCTVVVKPAEDTPLSALALAELADQAGIPAGVCNVVPCSRQQAVAVGEVLCTDPLVAKISFTGSTATGKILLRHAASTVKRVSMELGGHAPFIVFDSADVDKAVVGALASKYRNSGQTCVCSNRFLVQKGIHDAFVEKFAQAIEKELRIGNGFDEETTQGPLINEKAVEKVERHIHDAVSQGASIVTGGKRHSYGKNFFEPTLLSSVTTGMLCTQEETFGPLAPVIKLFLLAGPSPNLEGCRATGGWNDWHQ; via the exons ATGGCGACTCGGTTGGCGGCGCGGAGCTATCGAGCGCCGCTAGCCGGGCCCTGCTGTTGCGCCCCGCGATCTGTGCTGCTGTCTTCCCCACAGGCGGGGGCCCCTCTGGTGGCGGGGTCCTGCTTGGCGGCCCGCCTCCAGAGCTCTGCTCCCGGCCCAGCAGCGTTCCTGCCCGCCTCTCTGGTGCGCGCCGGGGGCTTCATAGGAGGCCGCTGGGTGCAAGCGGCCGCCACTTTCCCAGTGCGGGATCCGGCTAGCGGCGCGGAGCTGAGCCAAGTGGCGGACTGCGGGGTGGCGGAGGCTCAGGCCGCGGTGAGGGCCGCCTGCGAGGCCGGTGTCACCTGGAGCGAGGTCTCTGCCAAG GAAAGAAGTGCTTTACTTCGTAAATGGTATAATTTGATGATTGAGAATAAGGATGACCTTGCAAAGATAATTACAGCAGAGAAT GGAAAGCCACTGAAGGAAGCACAAGGTGAAATTCTATATTCTGCTTCCTTCTTGGAATGGTTTGCTGAAGAAGCTAGGCGGATTTATGGTGACATCATTCCATCTTCAGCCAAGGGCAGAAGACTTTTGGTACTGAAGCAGCCTGTGGGAGTTGCTTCCATCATTACTCCA TGGAATTTTCCAAGTGCTATGATTACTCGGAAGGTGGGTGCCGCACTGGCAGCTGGCTGTACAGTGGTGGTGAAGCCAGCAGAAGATACACCTTTATCTGCTTTAGCACTCGCTGAG CTTGCAGATCAGGCTGGGATTCCTGCTGGAGTATGTAACGTTGTACCATGTTCCAGACAACAGGCAGTAGCAGTCGGGGAAGTGCTGTGTACTGATCCCTTGGTAGCCAAAATCTCTTTTACTGGCTCCACGGCTACAGGAAAG ATACTTCTGCGCCATGCAGCTAGCACTGTGAAGAGAGTCTCCATGGAGCTTGGAGGACATGCACCATTCATAGTGTTTGACAGTGCTGATGTAGACAAAGCCGTTGTAGGAGCTTTAGCTTCTAAATACAGAAACTCAGGCCAG ACCTGTGTGTGTTCAAATCGCTTCTTGGTACAAAAAGGGATCCATGATGCATTTGTGGAAAAGTTTGCACAAGCCATCGAGAAAGAGCTACGTATTGGCAATGGCTTTGATGAAGAGACTACCCAGGGACCACTTATTAATGAAAAAGCTGTAGAGAAG GTTGAGAGACACATTCATGATGCAGTTTCCCAAGGAGCATCTATAGTTACAGGAGGAAAAAGGCATTCTTATGGAAAGAATTTCTTTGAGCCAACTCTACTCAGCAGTGTCACAACTGGCATGTTGTGTACACAAGAGGAGACTTTTGGTCCTTTGGCCCCAGTTATCAA GTTATTTCTACTCGCAGGACCCAGCCCAAATTTGGAGGGTTGCAGAGCAACTGGAGGTTGGAATGATTGGCATCAATGA
- the ALDH5A1 gene encoding succinate-semialdehyde dehydrogenase, mitochondrial isoform X1 encodes MATRLAARSYRAPLAGPCCCAPRSVLLSSPQAGAPLVAGSCLAARLQSSAPGPAAFLPASLVRAGGFIGGRWVQAAATFPVRDPASGAELSQVADCGVAEAQAAVRAACEAGVTWSEVSAKERSALLRKWYNLMIENKDDLAKIITAENGKPLKEAQGEILYSASFLEWFAEEARRIYGDIIPSSAKGRRLLVLKQPVGVASIITPWNFPSAMITRKVGAALAAGCTVVVKPAEDTPLSALALAELADQAGIPAGVCNVVPCSRQQAVAVGEVLCTDPLVAKISFTGSTATGKILLRHAASTVKRVSMELGGHAPFIVFDSADVDKAVVGALASKYRNSGQTCVCSNRFLVQKGIHDAFVEKFAQAIEKELRIGNGFDEETTQGPLINEKAVEKVERHIHDAVSQGASIVTGGKRHSYGKNFFEPTLLSSVTTGMLCTQEETFGPLAPVIKFDTEEEALAIANSASVGLAGYFYSQDPAQIWRVAEQLEVGMIGINEGIVSAVECPFGGIKQSGLGREGSKYGIDEYLEIKYVCFGGL; translated from the exons ATGGCGACTCGGTTGGCGGCGCGGAGCTATCGAGCGCCGCTAGCCGGGCCCTGCTGTTGCGCCCCGCGATCTGTGCTGCTGTCTTCCCCACAGGCGGGGGCCCCTCTGGTGGCGGGGTCCTGCTTGGCGGCCCGCCTCCAGAGCTCTGCTCCCGGCCCAGCAGCGTTCCTGCCCGCCTCTCTGGTGCGCGCCGGGGGCTTCATAGGAGGCCGCTGGGTGCAAGCGGCCGCCACTTTCCCAGTGCGGGATCCGGCTAGCGGCGCGGAGCTGAGCCAAGTGGCGGACTGCGGGGTGGCGGAGGCTCAGGCCGCGGTGAGGGCCGCCTGCGAGGCCGGTGTCACCTGGAGCGAGGTCTCTGCCAAG GAAAGAAGTGCTTTACTTCGTAAATGGTATAATTTGATGATTGAGAATAAGGATGACCTTGCAAAGATAATTACAGCAGAGAAT GGAAAGCCACTGAAGGAAGCACAAGGTGAAATTCTATATTCTGCTTCCTTCTTGGAATGGTTTGCTGAAGAAGCTAGGCGGATTTATGGTGACATCATTCCATCTTCAGCCAAGGGCAGAAGACTTTTGGTACTGAAGCAGCCTGTGGGAGTTGCTTCCATCATTACTCCA TGGAATTTTCCAAGTGCTATGATTACTCGGAAGGTGGGTGCCGCACTGGCAGCTGGCTGTACAGTGGTGGTGAAGCCAGCAGAAGATACACCTTTATCTGCTTTAGCACTCGCTGAG CTTGCAGATCAGGCTGGGATTCCTGCTGGAGTATGTAACGTTGTACCATGTTCCAGACAACAGGCAGTAGCAGTCGGGGAAGTGCTGTGTACTGATCCCTTGGTAGCCAAAATCTCTTTTACTGGCTCCACGGCTACAGGAAAG ATACTTCTGCGCCATGCAGCTAGCACTGTGAAGAGAGTCTCCATGGAGCTTGGAGGACATGCACCATTCATAGTGTTTGACAGTGCTGATGTAGACAAAGCCGTTGTAGGAGCTTTAGCTTCTAAATACAGAAACTCAGGCCAG ACCTGTGTGTGTTCAAATCGCTTCTTGGTACAAAAAGGGATCCATGATGCATTTGTGGAAAAGTTTGCACAAGCCATCGAGAAAGAGCTACGTATTGGCAATGGCTTTGATGAAGAGACTACCCAGGGACCACTTATTAATGAAAAAGCTGTAGAGAAG GTTGAGAGACACATTCATGATGCAGTTTCCCAAGGAGCATCTATAGTTACAGGAGGAAAAAGGCATTCTTATGGAAAGAATTTCTTTGAGCCAACTCTACTCAGCAGTGTCACAACTGGCATGTTGTGTACACAAGAGGAGACTTTTGGTCCTTTGGCCCCAGTTATCAA GTTTGATACAGAGGAAGAAGCTCTTGCCATAGCAAATTCAGCCAGTGTGGGTTTAGCAG GTTATTTCTACTCGCAGGACCCAGCCCAAATTTGGAGGGTTGCAGAGCAACTGGAGGTTGGAATGATTGGCATCAATGAAGGAATTGTGTCTGCTGTGGAGTGCCCTTTTGGTGGCATAAAACAATCTGGGCTAGGAAGAGAAGGTTCA